One window of the Asticcacaulis sp. SL142 genome contains the following:
- a CDS encoding tautomerase family protein, which yields MPLVTIDVIKDVFTPAQKQAMITEVTNAMIRVEGEALRGVTWVKINEINSGDWAIGGQPLTARDVQKLAEA from the coding sequence ATGCCCCTCGTTACTATAGACGTCATCAAGGACGTTTTTACCCCGGCACAAAAGCAGGCCATGATTACTGAGGTTACCAACGCCATGATCCGCGTCGAAGGCGAAGCCCTGCGCGGCGTTACCTGGGTCAAGATTAATGAAATCAATAGCGGCGACTGGGCCATCGGCGGCCAGCCCCTGACGGCCAGAGATGTGCAAAAGCTGGCCGAGGCCTAG
- a CDS encoding SGNH/GDSL hydrolase family protein, with translation MKRFFLGLVFLTATSVAAQNPETPSIPLTVTNIGVPCPDCKEGERVPIHSVARALHRTYQWPGAYWEANIKGTSFDLILNGKTNIFSVYVDGKKVDTQSKPIYTTFHYSRLSEGPHHIRVEAQTESQGSSFMGVSRILVRDTDSVLPAPAPRARQIEYICDSDMVGYANTSTKRECTKAEVFETTDSHKAYPAQVAHKYNADFQLNAYSGIGIVSNYDGSEPDRPMPVLYARVLFDDPTPYDRKGWAPQVIVIALGGNDFSTPLKPGEKWKDVAALRADWEATFLTFLADIRAQNPKAFILIGLQDGFNEDYFAASKSVLTAYKATGDTKIDAVVYPKLESTACDWHPSLNDHKTMADIVASFIDQRPNIWQGK, from the coding sequence ATGAAACGATTCTTCCTAGGACTCGTATTTCTAACCGCGACCAGCGTAGCAGCACAAAACCCCGAGACGCCTTCAATCCCACTTACCGTCACCAATATCGGCGTGCCCTGCCCCGACTGCAAAGAGGGCGAACGCGTTCCCATACACAGCGTTGCCCGCGCACTTCATCGAACATATCAATGGCCCGGTGCCTATTGGGAAGCCAATATTAAGGGCACCTCTTTCGACCTGATCCTCAACGGTAAGACCAATATTTTTAGCGTCTATGTTGACGGCAAAAAGGTAGATACCCAGTCAAAACCAATTTACACAACCTTCCACTACAGCAGGCTCAGCGAGGGACCTCATCATATCCGCGTCGAAGCACAGACCGAATCGCAAGGTAGTAGCTTTATGGGGGTAAGTAGAATTTTGGTTCGCGACACAGACTCGGTTCTCCCCGCCCCGGCACCCCGCGCGCGGCAGATCGAATATATCTGCGATTCCGATATGGTCGGTTACGCCAATACCTCAACCAAGCGCGAGTGCACCAAGGCCGAAGTGTTTGAGACCACCGACAGCCATAAGGCCTATCCCGCGCAGGTGGCTCACAAATACAATGCCGATTTTCAGCTTAACGCCTATTCCGGCATTGGCATTGTGAGCAATTATGACGGCTCAGAGCCTGACCGGCCCATGCCGGTGCTTTATGCGCGCGTGCTGTTCGATGATCCGACACCCTATGACCGCAAGGGCTGGGCGCCGCAAGTGATTGTGATCGCGCTTGGTGGCAATGATTTTTCAACGCCACTAAAACCCGGCGAAAAATGGAAAGATGTGGCCGCGTTACGCGCCGACTGGGAAGCGACCTTCCTGACATTTCTGGCTGACATCCGGGCCCAGAATCCGAAAGCGTTCATTCTCATAGGGCTTCAGGACGGATTTAATGAGGATTATTTCGCCGCCTCCAAATCCGTTCTTACCGCCTATAAGGCCACTGGTGATACCAAGATTGACGCCGTCGTTTACCCAAAACTTGAATCGACCGCCTGCGACTGGCACCCGTCATTGAACGACCACAAAACCATGGCCGATATTGTGGCGAGCTTTATCGATCAACGCCCCAATATCTGGCAGGGGAAATAA
- a CDS encoding NADP-dependent isocitrate dehydrogenase, translating to MAKIKVANPVVDIDGDEMTRIIWQWIKDKLIHPYLDIDLQYYDLGMENRDATDDQVTIDAANAIAACGVGVKCATITPDEARVKEFNLKKMWKSPNGTIRNILGGVVFREPIICKNVPRLVPGWTQPIVVGRHAFGDQYKATDFLVPGPGKLTMKFEGDDGKVQEYEVFKFPGAGVAMGMYNLDESIRDFARASFEYGISRNYPVYLSTKNTILKAYDGRFKDIFQEIFDAEYAAKFKELGLTYEHRLIDDMVASALKWSGGFVWACKNYDGDVQSDTVAQGYGSLGLMTSALVTPDGKIMEAEAAHGTVTRHFRQHQKGEATSTNSMASIFAWTQGLSHRAKLDGNEELAKFAATLEKVCVDTVEAGFMTKDLALLVGDKQGWLTTEGFLDKISENLSKALA from the coding sequence ATGGCTAAGATCAAAGTTGCAAATCCGGTCGTCGATATTGACGGCGATGAAATGACCCGCATCATCTGGCAGTGGATCAAGGACAAGCTGATCCACCCCTATCTCGACATCGACCTGCAATATTACGATCTGGGCATGGAAAACCGTGATGCCACTGACGATCAGGTCACCATTGACGCAGCCAATGCCATTGCGGCCTGCGGCGTCGGCGTCAAGTGCGCCACCATCACCCCTGATGAAGCGCGCGTGAAGGAATTTAACCTCAAGAAGATGTGGAAGTCGCCAAACGGCACCATCCGCAACATCCTGGGCGGCGTTGTGTTCCGTGAGCCGATCATCTGCAAGAACGTGCCGCGCCTCGTCCCCGGCTGGACTCAGCCGATCGTCGTGGGTCGTCACGCCTTTGGTGACCAGTATAAGGCGACGGACTTCCTCGTCCCCGGTCCCGGCAAGCTGACCATGAAGTTCGAAGGCGACGACGGCAAGGTGCAGGAATACGAAGTCTTCAAATTCCCCGGCGCCGGTGTCGCTATGGGCATGTATAACCTTGATGAGTCGATCCGTGACTTTGCCCGTGCGTCGTTTGAATACGGCATTTCGCGCAACTATCCGGTATACCTGTCGACCAAGAACACCATCCTCAAGGCCTATGACGGCCGGTTCAAGGACATCTTCCAAGAGATTTTCGACGCTGAATATGCCGCAAAGTTCAAGGAACTGGGTCTGACCTATGAGCACCGTCTGATCGACGACATGGTCGCATCAGCCTTGAAGTGGTCGGGCGGGTTCGTCTGGGCCTGTAAGAACTATGACGGCGACGTTCAGTCCGATACGGTCGCGCAAGGGTACGGCTCGCTTGGCCTAATGACCTCGGCTCTGGTCACTCCGGATGGCAAGATCATGGAAGCCGAAGCCGCTCACGGCACGGTGACCCGTCACTTCCGTCAGCATCAAAAGGGCGAAGCGACCTCGACCAACTCAATGGCCTCGATCTTTGCCTGGACCCAGGGCCTGTCGCACCGCGCCAAGCTGGATGGTAACGAAGAACTGGCCAAGTTTGCGGCGACCCTGGAAAAAGTCTGCGTCGATACGGTTGAAGCCGGCTTCATGACCAAGGATCTGGCCCTGCTGGTCGGTGATAAGCAAGGCTGGCTGACGACTGAGGGTTTCCTCGACAAGATCAGCGAGAACCTCAGCAAGGCACTGGCTTAG
- a CDS encoding winged helix-turn-helix transcriptional regulator produces the protein MSEAGYNQFCPVAKACELLEPRWTLLILCEMWSGSTRFNDIGRGVPGMCRHCCRED, from the coding sequence ATGTCTGAGGCGGGTTACAACCAGTTCTGTCCCGTAGCTAAGGCCTGCGAGTTGCTTGAGCCGCGCTGGACCTTGCTTATCCTGTGTGAAATGTGGTCGGGGTCTACGCGCTTTAACGATATCGGGCGCGGCGTGCCCGGTATGTGCCGACACTGTTGTCGCGAAGACTGA
- a CDS encoding cation:proton antiporter, producing the protein MPTTGHTMGTVEIFLIAMLIILTVPYLIWRCFKTEYYAPLVVVQIIGGILLGPGVLGAVFPDYYTFVFNPQVITALNGIAWWAVMIFVWIAGIELDLKKAWQYRSETSVTAGLALGTPLIFGCVAAVGIIMVSGTAGWIGPKGTTWQFVLGIGMACAVTALPILVLFMEKLGILREALGQRILRYASLDDIAIWGVLALILLDWDRVGRQAMYLVGFMAAAWLIRKLMRKVPERDRWYIGLIWLAANGFAADWSGLHFMVGAFLAGAVLDSDMFDQKQMDLFRNHILLAIMPVFFLSTGLRTNWEVGGFAVFAVAGVLLVASVAGKLAGVQIAGKMLGWQKGEASIIGWLLQTKALIMIIFVNILLDKGVITNEAFTATLLMAVGSTMLSIPLVTPKLEKMRSLIFKSAQADSAQSPPR; encoded by the coding sequence ATGCCGACGACGGGGCACACTATGGGGACGGTTGAGATTTTTCTCATCGCCATGCTGATTATTTTAACCGTGCCCTATCTGATATGGCGCTGTTTCAAGACGGAATATTACGCGCCGCTGGTGGTGGTGCAGATTATCGGCGGCATACTGTTGGGGCCGGGTGTGCTGGGGGCGGTGTTCCCGGACTATTACACTTTCGTGTTCAATCCGCAGGTCATTACCGCACTCAATGGCATTGCGTGGTGGGCGGTGATGATCTTTGTGTGGATCGCCGGGATTGAACTCGATCTGAAAAAAGCGTGGCAATACCGCTCGGAAACCAGCGTCACCGCGGGGCTGGCCCTGGGCACGCCACTGATCTTTGGCTGCGTGGCCGCGGTTGGGATTATCATGGTCAGCGGCACCGCCGGATGGATCGGGCCCAAGGGCACGACCTGGCAATTTGTGCTCGGCATCGGCATGGCGTGCGCAGTGACGGCCCTGCCTATTCTGGTGCTGTTTATGGAAAAGCTCGGCATCCTGCGTGAGGCCTTGGGGCAGCGAATTTTGCGTTATGCCAGCCTTGATGACATTGCGATCTGGGGCGTTCTGGCGCTGATTCTGCTGGACTGGGATCGCGTCGGACGCCAAGCCATGTATCTGGTTGGCTTTATGGCCGCGGCGTGGTTGATCCGTAAGCTGATGCGCAAGGTGCCGGAGCGTGACCGGTGGTATATCGGCCTGATCTGGCTGGCTGCCAATGGTTTTGCCGCTGACTGGAGCGGTCTGCACTTCATGGTGGGGGCGTTCCTGGCCGGGGCCGTGCTCGATTCGGATATGTTCGACCAAAAGCAGATGGATTTGTTCCGCAACCACATCCTGCTGGCCATCATGCCGGTTTTCTTTCTGTCGACGGGCCTGAGAACCAATTGGGAAGTCGGCGGATTTGCGGTCTTTGCCGTGGCTGGGGTCCTGCTGGTGGCGTCGGTGGCGGGCAAACTGGCTGGGGTTCAGATTGCCGGAAAGATGCTGGGCTGGCAAAAGGGCGAGGCTTCAATCATCGGCTGGCTGTTGCAGACCAAGGCCCTGATCATGATCATCTTCGTCAATATCCTGCTGGATAAAGGCGTGATTACCAATGAAGCCTTCACAGCGACGCTTTTGATGGCGGTCGGCAGCACCATGTTGTCGATACCCTTGGTCACGCCAAAGCTGGAAAAAATGCGCTCATTGATATTCAAATCGGCGCAGGCTGACAGCGCGCAAAGCCCGCCAAGGTGA
- a CDS encoding ArsR/SmtB family transcription factor, which produces MTPERVFQALGDATRRDIMERLTDTALSVSALAAHYDMTLTAVGQHLAILEAAGLIKTEKIGRVRSCTIDPAGLEVLEQWARARRPLWQRRLDRLGDMLDADDT; this is translated from the coding sequence TTGACGCCTGAGCGTGTGTTTCAGGCGCTGGGGGATGCCACCCGCCGCGACATAATGGAGCGTTTGACCGATACAGCACTATCTGTATCGGCGCTGGCGGCGCATTATGACATGACGCTCACGGCAGTCGGCCAGCATCTGGCAATCCTGGAGGCTGCCGGTCTTATAAAAACCGAAAAGATCGGTCGCGTCCGATCGTGCACAATCGATCCGGCCGGCCTTGAAGTGCTGGAGCAGTGGGCCCGCGCCCGCCGCCCCCTATGGCAAAGGCGGCTGGATAGGTTAGGGGATATGCTGGATGCTGACGACACCTGA
- the nhaA gene encoding Na+/H+ antiporter NhaA, with amino-acid sequence MIRKTLTMTTSFLKSEAAGGLILMAAAVAAMVVANSPLSEDYFHLLHVYVAGLSLQHWINDALMAIFFLMVGLEIKREVLTGELSTWSRRALPGLAAIGGVAVPALIYVGINAGTPESLRGWAIPTATDIAFALGVLALLGSRVPVALKIFLTALAIIDDLAAVIIIAIFYTADLNLQMLGAAAGLLVLLFLMNRFKVKSLWLYLAVGAVLWWFVYKSGVHATLAGVATALFIPLHTHKGEHDDHHSPLVRLEHALHKPVAFLIVPIFGFANAGVSLAGFSWEALLLPIPLGVAAGLFLGKQVGVFAAAFLAIKTGVAPMPKDTSWPQIYGLSLLCGIGFTMSLFIGLLAFPTHPEAQDAVKIGVLMGSILSGVIGYIVLSFCGKKSVSSPALP; translated from the coding sequence ATGATCCGTAAAACCCTCACGATGACCACCTCATTTCTCAAAAGCGAAGCCGCAGGCGGGTTGATCCTTATGGCCGCCGCCGTGGCAGCGATGGTGGTGGCCAACTCCCCGCTGTCCGAGGATTATTTCCACCTGCTACATGTCTATGTGGCGGGTTTGAGCCTTCAGCACTGGATCAATGACGCGCTGATGGCGATCTTCTTCCTGATGGTTGGCCTTGAGATCAAGCGCGAGGTTCTGACCGGAGAATTATCGACCTGGTCGCGCCGGGCCTTACCGGGGCTTGCCGCCATTGGCGGGGTCGCCGTGCCTGCGCTCATCTATGTCGGTATCAATGCCGGGACACCGGAAAGTTTACGCGGCTGGGCGATACCTACCGCTACCGACATCGCCTTTGCGCTGGGTGTTCTGGCGCTTTTGGGATCGCGCGTGCCGGTGGCACTCAAGATTTTCCTGACGGCGCTGGCGATCATTGATGATCTGGCGGCCGTCATTATTATCGCTATTTTCTATACCGCCGATTTGAACCTTCAGATGTTGGGGGCGGCTGCCGGATTGTTGGTCCTGCTGTTTCTGATGAACCGCTTTAAGGTCAAGTCGCTATGGCTTTATCTGGCTGTCGGCGCGGTGCTGTGGTGGTTTGTCTATAAGTCCGGCGTTCATGCGACGCTTGCCGGGGTGGCGACGGCGCTGTTTATCCCGCTGCACACTCACAAAGGCGAGCATGACGACCACCATTCGCCACTGGTGCGTCTTGAGCATGCCCTGCATAAACCGGTGGCGTTCCTGATCGTGCCGATCTTTGGCTTTGCCAATGCCGGGGTGTCGCTGGCGGGGTTTTCATGGGAGGCGCTGCTGCTGCCCATTCCGCTAGGTGTCGCCGCCGGGCTGTTTTTGGGTAAGCAGGTTGGGGTGTTTGCGGCGGCGTTTTTGGCTATCAAAACCGGTGTCGCGCCCATGCCCAAGGACACAAGCTGGCCGCAAATCTACGGCCTGTCGCTGCTGTGCGGGATCGGCTTTACCATGAGCCTGTTTATCGGCTTGCTGGCCTTCCCGACCCATCCAGAAGCACAGGATGCGGTCAAGATCGGCGTGCTGATGGGCTCGATCCTGTCTGGCGTGATCGGCTACATTGTGCTTAGCTTTTGCGGCAAAAAATCCGTGTCGTCACCGGCTCTGCCATAG
- a CDS encoding tryptophan halogenase family protein: MNSKRNILIVGGGTAGWLAAAYLAKFFDIGDQQQLNITLLESSDIGIIGVGEGTFPTIRNTLKFLGIDEAQFMRQTSATFKQGIRFADWVKTPHNGQHEHYFHPFEAPFYTEGAGLLPYWLLQDEATRLPFAQAVTFQKRVAEAQRAPKRPHEGDFTGPLNYAYHFDSVKLAHVLAERAKALGVRHLSGTLKGVELDDTGAIDRIMTHEHGSLTADLYIDCTGFHAELIGKALDAPFHSVRQYLFTNRSVTCKIPYDKPDAPIESYTVSTAHEAGWTWDIGLDGMRGIGYVYSSDHATDADAEATLRRYIGPKPYELQTRVIPFEPGYRTTQWVKNCVAVGLSGGFMEPLESTGVVMIEVAISMIAELFPHNGPIDAPAARFNELMVKRYDNIINFLKLHYALSQREEPFWRDNTDPASVPERLRELLEQWRYRPPNRFDFLLDLESFAFFNYQYILYGMGFKTDLSGGRSNFPNAAETERIFARITSYGERATKDLPAHRTLIRQIYDQGFSEKAPVMA; encoded by the coding sequence ATGAATTCAAAGCGGAACATTCTTATTGTCGGCGGCGGCACCGCCGGATGGCTGGCGGCGGCTTACCTTGCCAAATTTTTTGATATTGGTGATCAGCAGCAACTCAATATCACCCTGCTGGAATCGTCTGACATCGGCATTATCGGCGTCGGGGAAGGCACGTTCCCGACCATTCGCAATACCTTGAAATTTCTGGGCATCGACGAAGCCCAGTTCATGCGCCAGACCTCAGCGACGTTTAAACAAGGCATCCGCTTTGCCGATTGGGTCAAGACGCCGCACAACGGCCAGCACGAGCATTATTTCCATCCGTTCGAGGCGCCGTTCTATACCGAAGGGGCGGGCCTTCTGCCCTACTGGCTGTTGCAGGATGAGGCGACCCGTCTGCCGTTTGCGCAGGCCGTGACCTTTCAGAAGCGCGTGGCCGAGGCCCAGCGCGCGCCTAAACGCCCTCACGAAGGTGATTTCACCGGGCCGCTCAATTACGCTTACCACTTTGATTCAGTGAAACTGGCCCATGTGCTGGCCGAACGGGCCAAGGCCCTGGGCGTGCGTCACCTAAGCGGCACCCTCAAGGGCGTTGAGCTTGATGACACCGGTGCGATTGACCGGATTATGACCCATGAGCACGGGTCGCTTACCGCCGATCTTTATATCGACTGTACCGGTTTTCACGCCGAACTGATCGGCAAGGCATTGGACGCGCCGTTCCACAGCGTGCGCCAATATCTATTCACCAATCGCTCCGTCACCTGCAAAATCCCTTATGATAAACCCGATGCGCCGATAGAAAGCTACACGGTTTCGACCGCACATGAGGCGGGCTGGACCTGGGATATCGGCCTCGATGGGATGCGCGGGATCGGCTATGTCTATTCCAGCGACCACGCCACGGATGCTGACGCCGAAGCCACTTTGCGCCGTTACATCGGCCCCAAACCCTATGAATTACAAACCCGCGTTATCCCGTTTGAGCCGGGCTATCGCACCACTCAGTGGGTTAAGAACTGCGTGGCGGTCGGCCTGTCGGGCGGGTTTATGGAGCCGCTGGAATCGACCGGCGTGGTGATGATCGAAGTGGCCATCAGCATGATTGCGGAGTTGTTCCCGCACAATGGCCCGATTGATGCCCCGGCGGCGCGTTTTAATGAGTTGATGGTCAAGCGCTATGACAACATCATCAACTTCCTGAAGCTGCACTATGCCTTAAGCCAGCGCGAGGAGCCGTTCTGGCGCGATAATACCGATCCTGCGTCCGTGCCGGAACGACTGCGCGAATTGCTTGAGCAATGGCGCTATCGCCCGCCGAACCGCTTTGATTTCCTGCTCGATCTGGAATCGTTCGCGTTCTTTAACTACCAGTACATTCTCTATGGCATGGGCTTTAAGACTGATCTGTCGGGAGGGCGGTCCAACTTCCCCAATGCGGCCGAAACCGAACGCATCTTTGCCCGCATCACTTCGTACGGGGAGCGCGCCACCAAAGACCTGCCCGCGCACCGCACCCTGATCCGTCAAATCTATGATCAGGGCTTTAGCGAAAAAGCCCCGGTAATGGCCTGA
- a CDS encoding SGNH/GDSL hydrolase family protein → MKLALVFATTISCALSANAVAETRLPHHTGGRIETSAQQAGEAHQWPGIYFETATNGRSVTLKFDDKINIYKLYLNGQLFRVIVRPGRANFRFDHEGNDHGDRYRLEKITESQSDTGKFLGFFSNASDDAIPPPARARQIEFIGDSFTVGYGNTSPKRECTTDEVWATTDTSQAFGPLTAKAYNADYQINAFSGRGVVRNYDGIKGDTLPVLHNYTLFDGKTEYKAENWQPQIIVIGLGTNDFSTALKPDEKWKTREDLRTDYRNTYVTFVKTLRAKNPKAQFILMASDQSGGEIRDQVLQVEKTLKSQGETQVDTIIFTGLDYAGCHAHPSVADDVILKGLLTDYIDARPALWQSR, encoded by the coding sequence ATGAAATTAGCCTTAGTTTTTGCCACAACCATTTCATGTGCACTTTCAGCGAATGCAGTTGCCGAAACCCGCCTGCCTCATCATACCGGCGGGCGTATAGAAACCTCGGCTCAACAGGCAGGCGAAGCACATCAATGGCCAGGTATATATTTTGAGACCGCGACTAACGGCCGATCGGTCACACTCAAATTCGATGACAAGATAAACATCTACAAGCTCTATCTGAACGGTCAACTGTTCAGAGTAATTGTGCGTCCGGGACGCGCCAATTTCCGCTTCGATCACGAAGGTAATGATCATGGTGATCGTTATAGGCTGGAAAAAATTACAGAGTCTCAAAGCGATACCGGTAAATTTCTGGGCTTTTTCTCTAACGCCTCGGATGACGCTATTCCGCCCCCCGCTCGCGCGCGGCAGATCGAGTTTATCGGCGACAGCTTCACCGTCGGTTATGGCAATACCTCGCCTAAGCGTGAGTGCACCACCGACGAAGTCTGGGCGACGACTGATACGTCTCAGGCGTTCGGGCCGCTGACCGCCAAGGCGTATAATGCCGATTACCAGATCAATGCTTTTTCCGGTCGCGGTGTGGTGCGCAATTATGATGGGATTAAAGGCGATACCCTGCCCGTTTTGCACAACTACACCCTGTTTGACGGCAAGACCGAATACAAAGCCGAAAACTGGCAACCGCAGATCATCGTCATCGGTCTGGGCACCAATGATTTTTCAACCGCGCTCAAGCCCGATGAGAAATGGAAAACCCGCGAAGACCTGCGCACTGATTACCGCAACACCTATGTGACGTTCGTCAAAACCTTGCGCGCTAAAAACCCCAAGGCGCAGTTTATCCTGATGGCCTCAGACCAATCGGGCGGCGAAATCCGCGATCAGGTCTTACAGGTCGAAAAAACTCTGAAATCGCAGGGTGAAACCCAGGTCGATACGATCATATTCACCGGGCTTGATTACGCAGGCTGCCACGCCCACCCGTCCGTGGCCGATGACGTGATCCTCAAGGGCCTGCTGACGGACTATATCGACGCCCGCCCCGCCCTATGGCAGAGCCGGTGA
- a CDS encoding SRPBCC domain-containing protein, translating to MPVTHASFAIDKTYPHPLAKVFAAFAEPSLRAKWQSPEGVARPGDHIAFEFKVGGKESARWVMGDNTPFPGAVISSEGIFLDIVDQQRIVCASNMMMNGTPFSGSLLSFEFTEEDGGTRLTCTHQGAFFENSDGPEMRKDGWEKLLMSLAAFLAKAPDSSH from the coding sequence ATGCCCGTAACTCATGCGTCTTTCGCTATCGACAAGACCTACCCTCACCCTTTGGCGAAAGTTTTTGCGGCCTTTGCCGAACCGTCCTTGCGGGCGAAGTGGCAGAGCCCCGAGGGCGTGGCACGTCCTGGCGACCATATCGCGTTTGAGTTTAAGGTCGGCGGCAAGGAGAGCGCCCGCTGGGTGATGGGTGACAACACGCCGTTTCCGGGTGCGGTCATATCATCCGAAGGCATCTTTCTGGATATAGTGGATCAGCAGCGTATCGTCTGCGCGTCTAATATGATGATGAATGGCACGCCGTTTTCCGGCTCTCTGCTCAGTTTTGAATTTACCGAAGAGGATGGCGGCACGCGCCTGACCTGCACCCATCAGGGGGCGTTCTTTGAAAATTCGGACGGGCCTGAGATGCGCAAAGACGGCTGGGAGAAACTGCTTATGAGTCTGGCCGCGTTTTTGGCCAAAGCACCGGATAGCTCCCATTGA
- a CDS encoding winged helix-turn-helix transcriptional regulator, whose product MSRRLKDMQGSGLIARHHDVTTGQVNYIPTDMARKLEPIVHALGQWAHENIDSAVTLQKLDSRLLMWNVRRKIDLRRFPDRRSVVQFIFPEQKPEHRNYWLIARPGCEVDLCVTDPGFEVDLFVESELKTLTRIYMGFAPMSESIKRGEMYVVR is encoded by the coding sequence TTGTCGCGAAGACTGAAGGACATGCAGGGCAGCGGGCTTATCGCGCGTCATCACGATGTCACGACCGGGCAGGTCAATTACATACCTACGGACATGGCGCGTAAACTTGAGCCGATCGTCCATGCCCTTGGGCAGTGGGCCCATGAAAATATAGATTCCGCCGTTACTCTGCAAAAACTCGATAGTCGGCTTTTGATGTGGAACGTCCGGCGCAAGATCGATTTGCGTCGCTTTCCGGATCGCCGCTCTGTGGTGCAGTTTATCTTTCCCGAACAAAAGCCTGAACACCGCAATTACTGGCTGATCGCCAGACCGGGCTGTGAGGTTGATCTGTGTGTCACGGATCCGGGGTTTGAGGTCGATCTGTTTGTCGAGAGCGAATTGAAAACCTTGACCCGCATATACATGGGCTTTGCGCCCATGTCAGAGTCTATCAAGCGGGGCGAGATGTACGTTGTCCGGTGA